CCTGACCGATGCAGGTGGTAGACACGTCCGCCTTGATGAACTGCATGGTGTCATAGATCGCCATGCCGGCAGTCACCGAGCCACCCGGCGAGTTGATGTACAGGTGAATGTCCTTGTCCGGATTCTCTGCTTCCAGAAACAGCAGCTGGGCGCAGATCAGGTTGGCCATGTAGTCCTCGACCTGACCAACCAGAAAGATCACGCGCTCCTTGAGCAGACGCGAGTAGATGTCGTAGGCACGCTCGCCACGAGCGGACTGCTCGATGACCATCGGCACCAGGCCGCCAGCGGCCTGGATTTCAGGCATGTTTTGCATAAAAGGATTGCGGGACATGTCTTGCGCTCACTCCCTAATAGTCATGTCTCAAATACGCATAAGCCAGCACGGAGGCTGGCTTATGGTGGTGTACTCGAACGAGGTTACCAGATCAGTCGGCTTTAGGAGCTTCCGCCGGCTTGACTGCGTCTTCGTAGGAAACCGCTTTATCGGTCACGTTGGCCTTCTGCAGAACAGTATCTACAACTTGCTCTTCCAGTACAACCGAACGCACTTCGTTCATTTGCTGGTCGTTCTTGTAGTACCAGGCAACGACCTGCTCAGGCTCTTGGTAAGCCGAGGCCATCTCTTCGATCAGTTCGCGTACGCGGGCTTCGTCCGGCTTCAGGTCGAACTGCTTGACCACTTCAGCAACGATCAGACCCAGCACGACACGGCGCTTGGCTTGCTCTTCGAACAGCTCGGCCGGCAGTTGATTAGGCTGGATATTGCCACCGAACTGCTGAACGGCCTGCACGCGCAGACGGTTCACTTCGTTACCGATCAACGCCTTCGGCACTTCAACCGGGTTGGCAGCCAGCAGGCCGTCCATTACCTGGTTCTTGACCTTGGACTTGATGGCCTGACGCAGCTCGCGCTCCATGTTCTTGCGGACTTCGGCACGGAAACCTTCCAGACCGCCTTCCTTGATACCGAACAGAGCGAAGAACTCGTCGTTCAGCTCAGGCAGTTGCGGGGCGGAAACGCTGTTCACGGTAACGGTGAACTCGGCGGTTTTGCCGGCCAGATCGAGGTTCTGGTAGTCCTCAGGGAAGGTCGGGTTGATCACGCGCTCTTCACCAGCCTTGGCGCCGACCAGGGCATCTTCGAAGCCCGGGATCATGCGGCCGGAGCCCAGCACCAGTTGAGTGCCCTTGGCGCTACCACCAGCGAAGGCTTCACCGTCGATCTTGCCAACGAAGTCGATGTTCAACTGATCGCCATTCTCGGCAGCACGCTCAACAGCTTCGAAGCGGGTGTTCTGCTTGCGCAGAATGTCGAGCATGTTGTCGACGTCGCTATCAGCCACATCAGCTTCGAGACGCTCGATGGCGATGGAGTCGAAACCGGAAACCTGAAACTCGGGGAATACTTCGAAAGTAGCGACGTATTCCAGATCCTTACCCTTCTCGAAGGACTTGGGCTCGACAGCCGGAGCACCGGCCGGATTCAGCTTCTGCTCAACCACGGCTTCGTAGAAGGTAGCCTGGATCAGGTCGCCCAAGGCTTCCTGACGAGCAGCGTCTTCATAACGCTGACGGATCACGCTCATCGGCACCTTGCCAGGACGGAAGCCAGGAACCTTGGCACGACGGGCAGTCTGCTGCAGACGCTTGTTGACTTCGGTCTCGATGCGCTCGACGGGTACGCCGACAGTCATGCGGCGCTCAAGAGCAGAAGTGCTTTCAACAGAAACTTGCATGGATATTCCTCGTTGCACAGACATAAGCCGGCTCGAACCGGCCCCGAATCAAGGCCAAGCATTCTAGAGGCTCAATGTGCAGAAGTCACCCTAGAAGCAGGCGGCAGTCGGGAGGGGCTATATAAAGATGGTGCGGACGGAGAGACTCGAACTCTCACACCTTGCGGCGCCAGAACCTAAATCTGGTGTGTCTACCAATTCCACCACGTCCGCGTGGCCTTGCAGCTTAAAACAAAAACGCCAGGCTTTTGGCCTGGCGTTTTGGAATATGGGGTGGACGATGGGAATCGAACCCACGACACCAGGAGCCACAATCCTGTGCTCTACCAACTGAGCTACGCCCACCATATTGCATTTGCTTACTCTTGCCTGACCGCCAAATGGCGCACCCGGCAGGACTCGAACCTGCGACCATCCGCTTAGAAGGCGGATGCTCTATCCAGCTGAGCTACGGGCACTTATCCATCCGCTAGCGCAGACTTACAAGCTTTTGGCTCCAACCTCACCACCAGGGCTTGGCTTTTGCCGCCTCACCCAGCGAGTGGCTGTTCCTGAGAAGCGGGGCGAATGTTATAGACGCCTCCCAACCTCGTCAACAGAAATTTTCAAAAAAATTCAGCGATTTAAAGGAGTTACGCGAAAACGACGGCAGGCGCCTTTGCCCGGGTGAGCGCCCATGCGAGAATGCGCGTCCTTTTTTCATCCTTATTAATGGTTAACCAGCGCAATGACCGCACAACTGATCGACGGCAAGGCGATCGCCGCCAGCCTCCGCCAGCAGATTGCCCAACGTGTCGCCGAACGCCGCCAGCAAGGCCTTCGTGCGCCAGGCCTGGCCGTGATCCTGGTCGGCACCGATCCTGCCTCCCAGGTCTATGTGTCACATAAACGCAAGGATTGCGAAGAAGTCGGTTTCCTCTCCCGTGCCTATGACCTGCCGGCAGAGACCAGCCAGGCCGATCTGCTCGCGCTGATCGACGAGCTCAATGAAGACCCGACCATCGACGGCATCCTGGTACAGCTGCCGCTGCCGGAGAATCTCGACTCTTCCCTGCTGCTCGAACGCATTCGTCCGGACAAGGATGTGGACGGCTTCCATCCCTACAACATTGGCCGTTTGGCA
The genomic region above belongs to Pseudomonas sediminis and contains:
- the clpP gene encoding ATP-dependent Clp endopeptidase proteolytic subunit ClpP, with the protein product MSRNPFMQNMPEIQAAGGLVPMVIEQSARGERAYDIYSRLLKERVIFLVGQVEDYMANLICAQLLFLEAENPDKDIHLYINSPGGSVTAGMAIYDTMQFIKADVSTTCIGQACSMGAFLLAGGAKGKRFCLPNSRVMIHQPLGGFQGQASDIEIHAKEILFIRERLNELLAHHTGQSLETIERDTNRDNFMSASRAMEYGLVDAVHEKRQMPV
- the tig gene encoding trigger factor; this translates as MQVSVESTSALERRMTVGVPVERIETEVNKRLQQTARRAKVPGFRPGKVPMSVIRQRYEDAARQEALGDLIQATFYEAVVEQKLNPAGAPAVEPKSFEKGKDLEYVATFEVFPEFQVSGFDSIAIERLEADVADSDVDNMLDILRKQNTRFEAVERAAENGDQLNIDFVGKIDGEAFAGGSAKGTQLVLGSGRMIPGFEDALVGAKAGEERVINPTFPEDYQNLDLAGKTAEFTVTVNSVSAPQLPELNDEFFALFGIKEGGLEGFRAEVRKNMERELRQAIKSKVKNQVMDGLLAANPVEVPKALIGNEVNRLRVQAVQQFGGNIQPNQLPAELFEEQAKRRVVLGLIVAEVVKQFDLKPDEARVRELIEEMASAYQEPEQVVAWYYKNDQQMNEVRSVVLEEQVVDTVLQKANVTDKAVSYEDAVKPAEAPKAD